The Pan paniscus chromosome 3, NHGRI_mPanPan1-v2.0_pri, whole genome shotgun sequence genome includes a window with the following:
- the STBD1 gene encoding starch-binding domain-containing protein 1, whose translation MGAVWSALLVGGGLAGALFVWLLRGGPGDTGKDGDAEQEKDAPLGGAAIPGGHQSGSSGLSPGPSGQELVTKPEHLQESNGHLISKTKDLGNLQAASWRLQNPSREVCDNSREHVPSGQFPDTEAPATSETSNSRSYSEVSRNESLESPMGEWGFQKGQEISAKAATCFAEKLPSSNLLKNRAKEEMSLSHLNSQDRVDHEEWEMVSRHSSWGDVGVGGSLKAPVLNLNQGMDNGRSTLVEARGQQVHGKMERVAVMPAGSQQVSVRFQVHYVTSTDVQFIAVTGDHECLGRWNTYIPLHYNKDGFWSHSIFLPADTVVEWKFVLVENGGVTRWEECSNRFLETGHEDKVVHAWWGIH comes from the exons ATGGGCGCCGTCTGGTCCGCCCTGCTGGTTGGAGGGGGTCTGGCCGGAGCACTTTTCGTTTGGCTGCTGCGGGGTGGCCCTGGCGACACCGGGAAGGACGGGGATGCGGAGCAGGAGAAAGACGCCCCTCTTGGGGGAGCTGCGATTCCGGGAGGCCATCAGAGTGGCAGCAGCGGACTGAGCCCTGGACCTTCCGGGCAGGAGCTGGTCACCAAACCAG AGCATCTTCAAGAAAGCAATGGACATTTGATTTCTAAGACCAAAGACCTTGGTAACCTGCAAGCAGCATCATGGAGATTGCAGAATCCTTCCAGGGAAGTCTGTGACAATTCAAGAGAACATGTTCCTTCTGGACAGTTTCCAGACACAGAAGCTCCAGCTACCTCTGAGACCAGTAACTCTAGGAGTTACTCTGAAGTTTCAAGAAATGAAAGCCTTGAATCTCCTATGGGAGAATGGGGATTCCAAAAAGGACAAGAGATATCTGCTAAAGCAGCTACATGTTTTGCAGAGAAGTTGCCTTCTAGCAACCTGCTCAAGAACAGAGCTAAAGAAGAAATGAGCCTCTCTCATTTGAACAGTCAGGACCGGGTTGATCACGAGGAGTGGGAAATGGTGTCTAGGCACTCATCTTGGGGGGATGTTGGTGTGGGTGGCAGTCTTAAGGCTCCAGTGTTAAACCTAAACCAGGGAATGGACAATGGAAGAAGCACTCTGGTGGAAGCAAGAGGTCAGCAAGTGCACGGGAAAATGGAAAGGGTAGCAGTGATGCCTGCAGGGTCTCAGCAAGTTAGTGTCAGGTTCCAGGTCCATTATGTCACAAGCACTGATGTGCAATTCATTGCAGTAACTGGAGACCATGAATGTCTTGGGAGATGGAACACTTACATCCCACTCCACTATAACAAGGATGGGTTCTGGTCTCATTCCATTTTCCTGCCTGCAGATACAGTGGTGGAGTGGAAGTTTGTGTTGGTAGAGAATGGGGGAGTTACCCGCTGGGAAGAATGCAGCAATAGATTCCTAGAAACTGGCCATGAGGATAAAGTGGTTCACGCATGGTGGGGGATTCACTGA